A window from Acidobacteriota bacterium encodes these proteins:
- a CDS encoding TIGR03790 family protein has product MPWRVLTLLATSLAIVASFARPAGAQSADNVLVVVNGNSPASIEVGEYYAKARQVPASRMIRLSTSTDETLSRTEYERAIEGPVSRFLVSGALQDVVLYIVLTKGVPLRIAGTGGRDGTVASVDSELTLLYRKLLGQPPPAIGRVPNPYFLDDRPASEARPFTRTAQEIYLVTRLDGFTVDDVKGLIDRSTAPAVRGTIVLDEKATLIDRGGDQRLTEAAARLRDAPGIALLHEETRAPAATDQPVLGYYSWGSNDVGNVRRRSGLTFAPGAIGGTFVSTDGRTFIEPPPAWSPSGPAGGPPHRGSFQSLAGDLIRDGITGVAAHVDEPFLDGTVRPQVLFPVYVAGLNLAEAFYAAMPFLSWQTIVIGDPLCAPFRRDTLAPAAIAEGVDPDSDMPAIFTRRRIAALGQPLDPKAVKMLLRLDVAVVKGEATDVEPVLVAATAIEPRLGDAHLRLASLYGARGDFDRSIERFRRVVELAPGNVIALNDLAWTLADKKQRPAEALPFAERALKLAPLPPVLDTIGWIHHLLGQDDRGIAYMERAAAAAPQSVEILLHAATMHQALGFRVTARRELAQALKLDPKAAERPEVKALQALLAP; this is encoded by the coding sequence GTGCCTTGGCGTGTCTTGACCCTGCTGGCGACGTCGCTCGCCATCGTGGCGTCGTTCGCGCGGCCCGCCGGCGCCCAGTCGGCCGACAACGTGCTGGTCGTCGTCAACGGCAACAGCCCGGCGTCGATCGAAGTCGGCGAGTACTACGCGAAGGCGCGGCAGGTGCCGGCCAGCCGCATGATCCGCCTCTCGACGAGCACGGACGAGACGCTGTCTCGGACGGAGTACGAGCGCGCCATCGAAGGTCCGGTCAGCCGCTTCCTCGTGAGCGGAGCGCTCCAGGACGTCGTCCTCTACATCGTCCTCACGAAGGGCGTGCCGCTGCGCATCGCGGGCACCGGCGGTCGCGACGGCACGGTCGCGAGCGTCGATTCGGAGCTGACCCTGCTCTACCGGAAGCTGCTCGGGCAGCCGCCCCCCGCGATCGGACGTGTGCCGAACCCGTACTTCCTCGATGACCGGCCAGCGTCCGAGGCACGTCCGTTCACGCGTACCGCGCAGGAGATCTACCTCGTGACACGTCTCGATGGGTTCACCGTCGACGACGTGAAGGGGCTGATCGATCGGTCGACGGCGCCCGCCGTGCGCGGCACGATCGTGCTCGACGAGAAGGCGACGTTGATCGATCGCGGCGGCGATCAGCGGCTCACCGAGGCCGCGGCGCGCCTCCGGGACGCTCCCGGCATCGCCCTGCTGCACGAGGAGACGCGCGCGCCGGCCGCGACCGACCAACCGGTGCTCGGCTATTACTCCTGGGGATCGAACGACGTCGGCAACGTGCGGCGGCGAAGCGGCTTGACGTTCGCGCCCGGCGCCATCGGCGGAACGTTCGTCAGCACGGACGGGCGGACGTTCATCGAGCCGCCGCCGGCCTGGTCTCCGTCGGGACCGGCGGGTGGCCCGCCCCACCGCGGCAGCTTCCAATCGCTCGCCGGCGATCTCATTCGCGACGGCATCACCGGCGTCGCCGCGCACGTCGACGAGCCGTTCCTCGACGGCACGGTCCGGCCCCAGGTGCTCTTCCCCGTCTACGTCGCCGGCCTGAACCTCGCCGAAGCGTTCTACGCGGCGATGCCATTCCTGAGCTGGCAGACGATCGTGATCGGCGACCCGCTCTGCGCGCCCTTCCGTCGCGACACGCTCGCCCCGGCCGCCATCGCCGAGGGCGTCGACCCGGACAGCGACATGCCGGCGATCTTCACGCGACGCCGCATCGCCGCGCTCGGCCAGCCGCTGGATCCGAAGGCCGTGAAGATGCTCCTGCGCCTGGACGTCGCGGTGGTGAAAGGCGAGGCGACGGACGTCGAGCCGGTGCTCGTCGCGGCCACCGCGATCGAGCCACGGCTCGGCGACGCGCATCTCCGGCTGGCGAGCCTGTACGGTGCGCGCGGCGACTTCGACCGGTCCATCGAGCGCTTCCGCCGCGTCGTCGAGCTCGCTCCGGGAAACGTGATCGCGTTGAACGATCTCGCCTGGACGCTGGCCGACAAGAAGCAACGGCCCGCTGAGGCGCTGCCGTTCGCCGAGCGCGCGCTGAAGCTCGCTCCGCTCCCACCCGTGCTCGACACGATCGGGTGGATTCATCATCTGCTCGGTCAGGATGACCGCGGCATCGCGTACATGGAGCGCGCGGCCGCCGCCGCGCCGCAGAGCGTCGAGATCCTCCTGCACGCCGCGACGATGCACCAGGCGCTCGGGTTTCGGGTGACGGCACGGCGTGAGCTGGCGCAGGCGTTGAAGCTGGACCCGAAGGCGGCCGAGCGTCCGGAGGTCAAGGCGCTGCAGGCGCTGCTGGCGCCGTGA
- a CDS encoding inorganic phosphate transporter, producing the protein MILVALVFDYINGFHDAANSIATVVSTRVLSPGLAVLWAAFFNFAAAAVVGTAVATTVGTGMVQLSVVTYSVILAGLIGAIIWNLITWYFGLPTSSSHALFGGYAGAAVAKAGFGAIIASGWTKVLIFIVLAPLIGMTVGLVLMLAIMWLFHDTPPSRVDGWFRRLQLLSAAAYSLMHGANDAQKTMGIISGALFTGGYITTFHVPVWVEVVSYTAISLGTLSGGWRIIRTMGSRITKLQPVGGFAAETGAAVAIYTATALGVGISTTHTITGAIIGVGATKRLSAVRWGVAQQIVWAWVLTIPASATIGALTYQVVRLIVA; encoded by the coding sequence ATCATCCTGGTCGCGCTGGTCTTCGACTACATCAACGGGTTCCACGACGCCGCCAACTCGATCGCGACGGTGGTCTCGACACGCGTCCTCTCGCCCGGGCTCGCGGTGTTGTGGGCCGCCTTCTTCAACTTCGCCGCTGCCGCGGTCGTGGGCACGGCGGTGGCGACGACGGTCGGCACCGGCATGGTCCAGTTGTCGGTCGTCACCTACTCGGTGATTCTCGCGGGCTTGATCGGCGCGATCATCTGGAACCTGATCACGTGGTACTTCGGCCTGCCGACGAGCTCGTCGCATGCGCTGTTCGGCGGCTATGCCGGCGCGGCGGTCGCCAAGGCCGGGTTCGGCGCGATCATCGCGTCCGGCTGGACGAAAGTCCTCATCTTCATCGTGCTCGCGCCGCTCATCGGGATGACGGTCGGGCTGGTGCTGATGCTCGCCATCATGTGGCTGTTCCACGACACGCCGCCGAGCCGCGTGGACGGCTGGTTCCGGCGCCTGCAACTGCTCTCCGCGGCGGCCTACAGCCTGATGCACGGCGCGAACGACGCGCAGAAGACGATGGGCATCATCTCGGGCGCGCTGTTCACCGGCGGGTACATCACGACGTTCCACGTGCCCGTCTGGGTCGAGGTCGTCTCCTACACCGCGATCAGCCTCGGCACGCTGAGCGGCGGGTGGCGGATCATCCGCACGATGGGATCGCGGATCACGAAGCTGCAGCCGGTGGGCGGGTTCGCCGCCGAGACCGGCGCGGCGGTCGCGATCTACACGGCGACGGCCCTCGGCGTCGGCATCAGCACGACCCACACCATCACCGGCGCCATCATCGGCGTCGGCGCGACCAAGCGGCTGAGCGCCGTACGCTGGGGCGTGGCGCAACAGATCGTCTGGGCCTGGGTTCTGACGATTCCGGCCTCGGCCACGATCGGCGCGCTGACCTACCAGGTGGTGCGGCTCATCGTCGCCTGA
- a CDS encoding nucleotidyltransferase family protein has translation MSRLDTGPDHELLVRVLRSPEILASLVPEEVSRTMDTAQDARLLGWFVNQAERLDLVSRAPAWLADRITSARALVTEYDRAVRWEIDRLRRALDPEGVPWVLLKGAAYLTASLAAGRGRRVADIDILVPAAELGRTERLLNAHGWSAGEVDAYDDRYYREWMHELPPMTHEARGSVVDVHHALLPRTGRLQPSPARLIDRAVMTNGARVLCPAHMVLHAAAHLFHDGEIAGAIRDLVDLDGLLRAYGADPAFWPDLAREAEALDLRRPAYYAIRYAARFFGTPIPDDVQQRIRAWGPPPAVRRTMDTFVTRALPGPAGHASSTAAFALYVRSHWLRMPPLQLARHLTRKAFRDRVSHEP, from the coding sequence ATGTCCCGCCTCGACACCGGACCCGACCACGAGCTGCTCGTGCGGGTGCTGCGGTCGCCCGAGATCCTCGCGTCGCTCGTGCCCGAAGAGGTGAGTCGGACGATGGACACCGCCCAGGACGCCCGGTTGCTCGGCTGGTTCGTGAACCAGGCCGAGCGGCTGGATCTCGTGTCGCGCGCGCCGGCGTGGTTGGCCGATCGAATCACGAGCGCGCGCGCACTCGTGACCGAATACGATCGCGCGGTCCGTTGGGAAATCGACCGCCTGCGGCGCGCGCTCGATCCTGAGGGCGTGCCATGGGTGCTGCTGAAGGGTGCGGCGTACCTGACGGCGTCTCTCGCCGCCGGACGCGGGCGGCGCGTCGCCGACATCGACATCCTCGTGCCGGCTGCCGAGCTCGGCCGGACGGAGCGGCTGCTCAACGCACACGGCTGGTCGGCGGGCGAGGTCGACGCCTACGACGATCGGTACTACCGCGAATGGATGCACGAGCTGCCGCCGATGACGCACGAGGCTCGCGGCTCGGTGGTCGACGTCCACCACGCGCTCTTGCCGCGGACGGGGCGCCTGCAGCCGTCTCCGGCGCGGCTGATCGACCGGGCGGTCATGACGAACGGCGCGCGCGTGCTCTGTCCGGCGCACATGGTCCTCCATGCCGCCGCGCACCTGTTCCACGATGGCGAGATCGCCGGGGCGATTCGCGATCTCGTCGATCTGGACGGGTTGCTGCGCGCGTACGGCGCCGATCCGGCTTTCTGGCCGGACCTGGCGCGCGAGGCCGAGGCGCTCGATCTTCGTCGTCCGGCGTACTACGCGATCCGCTACGCCGCGCGCTTCTTCGGCACGCCGATCCCTGACGACGTGCAGCAGCGGATACGGGCCTGGGGACCGCCGCCGGCCGTTCGCCGCACGATGGACACGTTCGTCACCCGCGCGCTGCCAGGGCCGGCCGGCCACGCGTCGTCCACCGCGGCGTTCGCGCTCTACGTCCGGTCGCACTGGCTCCGCATGCCTCCGTTGCAGCTAGCCAGGCACCTCACGCGCAAGGCGTTCCGCGACCGCGTGAGCCATGAGCCGTAA
- a CDS encoding glycosyltransferase yields MPAAVCCLDEPGAWAQRLVDRGIVVTALGRAPGFHPLLGRKVAAAARMHGATVVHAHQYSPFVYSALARPWQPALAVVFTEHGRLSDAPPSTKRRLANQAIGGLADRVYAVSEDVKRHLVAEGFRADRVGVIYNGVEVGAPAAADVRHDVRASLGVSHDTLIIGTIARLDPVKDLATLLHASAAVARARPLRLVIVGDGPERSALERLAAELDVARWTVFLGKRDDARRWLEGCDIYVNSSVSEGVSLTILEAMAAALPIVATRVGGTPEIIDETCGRLVPARDPHALGAALLELAGDAAHRASIGRAARDRVARRFTIERMVDEYRAVYETVGSASASGRS; encoded by the coding sequence ATGCCCGCCGCCGTCTGCTGCCTCGACGAGCCCGGCGCCTGGGCCCAACGGCTCGTCGACCGGGGGATCGTCGTCACGGCGCTCGGCCGCGCGCCGGGGTTTCACCCGTTGCTGGGCCGGAAGGTCGCGGCTGCCGCGAGGATGCACGGCGCGACCGTCGTGCACGCGCACCAGTACTCGCCGTTCGTGTACAGCGCGCTCGCTCGTCCCTGGCAGCCCGCTCTCGCCGTCGTCTTCACCGAACACGGGCGCCTGTCGGATGCCCCGCCTTCGACCAAGCGCCGGCTGGCCAATCAGGCGATCGGTGGGCTCGCCGATCGCGTCTACGCCGTGTCGGAAGACGTCAAGCGGCATCTCGTGGCCGAAGGCTTTCGCGCCGATCGCGTGGGCGTCATCTACAACGGCGTCGAGGTGGGCGCGCCGGCGGCCGCGGACGTGCGCCACGACGTGCGGGCGTCGCTCGGCGTGTCGCACGATACGCTGATCATCGGCACGATCGCGCGCCTCGATCCGGTCAAGGATCTCGCGACGCTGCTTCACGCGTCGGCCGCTGTCGCCCGCGCGCGCCCGCTCCGCCTCGTCATCGTCGGCGACGGTCCCGAGCGTTCGGCGCTCGAACGGCTCGCGGCCGAGCTGGACGTCGCGCGATGGACGGTGTTCCTCGGCAAGCGTGACGATGCGCGGCGATGGCTGGAGGGGTGTGATATCTACGTCAACTCCTCGGTGAGCGAAGGCGTGTCGCTGACGATTCTCGAGGCGATGGCGGCGGCGCTGCCGATCGTCGCGACGCGCGTGGGCGGCACACCCGAGATCATCGACGAGACGTGCGGCCGTCTCGTGCCGGCCCGCGATCCGCACGCGCTCGGCGCCGCCCTCCTGGAACTGGCGGGCGACGCGGCACACCGCGCATCGATCGGCCGCGCCGCGCGCGACCGGGTCGCGCGCCGCTTCACCATCGAGCGCATGGTGGACGAGTACCGCGCCGTGTACGAAACGGTGGGGAGCGCGTCGGCAAGTGGGAGATCGTGA
- a CDS encoding VPLPA-CTERM sorting domain-containing protein, translating to MHLLDTILSPTALAANGVGILESGQPGGPSPYTTFEAGTVTRQNGSTTVSALNSTIYRYQDESDSTQGNIKDDFAMDPNGANVTSDPEYYYMSDGRRFLGSSAYPNDTPIANTPLGDRYADSTYTETNGVDKTYTVKEGWADSLPNDGRTDYSFSTTPVNYTYTFTSGQLESLKNYIAAGGDIAFGLDPDCHLFNEGFQFIITTQANGAGSPVPEPASLLLLGSGLAGLAGLNRRRRQRPGVKTE from the coding sequence ATGCACCTGCTCGATACCATCCTGTCGCCGACGGCGCTGGCCGCCAACGGCGTCGGCATACTGGAATCCGGCCAGCCGGGCGGACCGTCCCCCTATACGACGTTCGAAGCCGGCACGGTGACGCGGCAGAACGGCTCGACGACCGTCAGCGCGCTGAACAGCACGATTTACCGGTACCAGGACGAGTCGGACTCGACGCAGGGGAACATCAAAGACGATTTCGCGATGGATCCGAACGGCGCCAACGTGACGTCCGACCCTGAGTACTACTACATGAGCGACGGGCGCAGGTTCCTCGGCAGCAGCGCCTATCCGAACGACACGCCGATCGCCAACACGCCGCTCGGCGACCGGTACGCCGACTCGACCTATACCGAGACCAACGGCGTCGACAAGACCTACACGGTCAAGGAAGGGTGGGCGGACTCGCTGCCGAACGACGGGAGGACGGATTACTCCTTCTCCACCACCCCAGTCAACTACACCTACACGTTCACGTCGGGACAGCTCGAGAGCCTGAAGAACTACATCGCGGCTGGCGGCGACATCGCGTTCGGCCTGGATCCGGACTGCCACCTGTTCAACGAGGGTTTTCAGTTCATCATCACCACGCAAGCGAATGGGGCCGGCAGCCCAGTGCCCGAGCCGGCCTCGCTGCTCCTGCTCGGCAGCGGCCTGGCCGGGCTGGCTGGTCTGAACCGCCGTCGCCGGCAACGGCCGGGCGTGAAGACCGAGTAG
- a CDS encoding tetratricopeptide repeat protein: MSRRSSLPRQLAVVLIALVVLAGCRSPESAAKAYLTNGDRFFAERKFAEAVIEYRNAIQRVPTMSEAHFKLGEALAAQSDVVGALGAYVRAADLNPELLDAQLKAADLLLLARRYDDARIRLRAVLSKQPDHSQALMMLGAAMAGLGSLDEALAANRRAIALDPKRAGTYINLGAFQYKQGQRKEAESTLKAAIAAEPKSVTAHVALGDYYALENRLADAERTYKDALALDPANLEANRAVSEFYLTTGRLREAEPYLARVAEKSRRREDIFALVDYYMATGRRPVALRILQGLRARPESYADATVKMALLATIDRRPAQAMRLLDEVLAKQPTNANALALKTHVLLGNRRRVEALQTAEAAVKADPKSEAAQFAHAAAARAMGQREDAKNAYLEAVKLNPRSAEALIELAQLHLDQNLVDTALQYADQAVRVSPDLVEAKLMRVRVMANSSALHEEAAREVALLLTRYPKSPEVKYEAGLAALSRGDTAAAYRYFEHARQLAPDYTRPLIELIKLDLKAARPALARQRADDELRKAPDSIELLLIAGNTHAMVDPSAAERLLRKVLELDASNITAYQSLATLFLAQGRLDKARQEFVHLTEQQPTNVAPPTMVGIICEAQRDPAQAEQWYQRALKINGRAAAAANNLAWMYAEQGRNLEAAVELAQIARGELPRQAEVIDTLGWAYLRKGLIAQAVRTLQDAVNQAPDVALYHYHLGLAYAQTGEDARARISLQQALKLDPKFSNAVDAQRALAKLLY; the protein is encoded by the coding sequence ATGTCGAGACGCTCGTCCCTCCCGCGCCAGCTCGCCGTGGTGCTGATCGCGCTCGTCGTCCTCGCCGGATGCCGCAGCCCGGAGTCGGCCGCCAAAGCCTATCTGACCAATGGCGATCGGTTCTTCGCCGAACGGAAGTTCGCCGAGGCCGTCATCGAGTATCGCAACGCGATTCAGCGCGTGCCGACGATGTCCGAGGCGCACTTCAAGCTTGGCGAGGCCCTCGCCGCGCAAAGCGACGTCGTCGGCGCGCTCGGGGCCTACGTGCGCGCGGCCGACCTCAATCCCGAGTTGCTCGACGCGCAGCTCAAGGCGGCCGACCTGCTCCTGCTCGCGCGACGCTATGACGATGCGCGCATCCGGCTTCGGGCCGTGCTGAGCAAGCAGCCCGATCACAGCCAGGCGCTGATGATGCTCGGCGCGGCGATGGCGGGGCTCGGCAGCCTCGACGAAGCGCTCGCGGCGAACCGGCGTGCCATCGCTCTCGATCCGAAACGAGCCGGCACCTACATCAACCTGGGGGCGTTCCAGTACAAGCAGGGGCAGCGCAAAGAGGCGGAGTCGACGCTGAAGGCCGCGATCGCAGCCGAGCCGAAGTCCGTGACCGCCCACGTGGCGCTCGGCGACTACTACGCGCTCGAGAACCGGCTCGCCGACGCCGAGCGCACCTACAAAGACGCGCTCGCGCTCGACCCTGCCAATCTGGAGGCCAACCGCGCCGTCTCGGAGTTCTATCTGACGACGGGCCGGCTGCGAGAGGCCGAGCCGTACCTCGCGCGAGTCGCCGAGAAGAGCCGGCGGCGCGAGGATATCTTCGCGCTCGTCGACTACTACATGGCGACCGGCCGCCGACCGGTTGCGCTCCGGATCCTGCAGGGTCTGCGGGCGCGGCCGGAGAGCTACGCGGACGCGACGGTCAAGATGGCGCTGCTGGCGACGATCGATCGCCGGCCGGCGCAGGCCATGCGCCTGCTCGACGAGGTGCTGGCGAAGCAGCCGACGAACGCGAACGCGCTCGCGCTGAAGACGCACGTGCTGCTCGGCAACCGCCGCCGCGTGGAAGCGCTCCAGACGGCGGAAGCCGCCGTGAAGGCGGATCCGAAGTCCGAAGCCGCCCAGTTCGCGCACGCCGCGGCCGCCCGCGCCATGGGCCAGCGCGAGGATGCGAAGAACGCGTACCTCGAGGCGGTCAAGCTGAACCCGCGGTCGGCGGAGGCGCTGATCGAGTTGGCGCAGCTCCATCTCGACCAGAATCTCGTCGACACGGCGCTGCAGTACGCGGATCAGGCCGTCCGCGTGAGCCCGGACCTGGTCGAGGCGAAGCTGATGCGCGTTCGGGTCATGGCGAACTCGTCGGCGCTCCACGAAGAGGCGGCGCGCGAGGTCGCCCTGCTGCTGACTCGATATCCCAAATCGCCCGAGGTGAAGTACGAGGCAGGCCTCGCGGCGCTCAGCCGCGGCGACACGGCCGCGGCGTATCGCTACTTCGAGCACGCGCGGCAGCTCGCGCCCGACTACACCCGGCCGCTCATCGAGCTCATCAAGCTCGACCTCAAAGCGGCCCGGCCGGCGCTCGCCCGGCAACGCGCAGACGACGAGCTGCGCAAGGCACCCGACTCGATCGAGCTGCTGCTCATCGCGGGGAACACCCACGCGATGGTGGATCCCTCGGCCGCCGAGCGGCTGCTGCGCAAGGTGCTCGAGCTCGACGCCTCGAACATCACCGCGTACCAATCGCTCGCGACGCTGTTCCTGGCGCAGGGACGGTTGGACAAGGCCCGCCAGGAATTCGTGCACCTCACCGAGCAGCAGCCGACCAACGTGGCGCCGCCCACGATGGTCGGGATCATCTGCGAAGCGCAACGCGATCCCGCGCAGGCCGAGCAGTGGTACCAGCGCGCGCTCAAGATCAACGGCCGCGCCGCGGCCGCCGCCAACAACCTGGCCTGGATGTACGCCGAGCAGGGCCGCAATCTCGAGGCGGCCGTCGAGCTGGCCCAGATCGCCCGCGGGGAGCTGCCGCGGCAGGCCGAGGTGATCGACACGCTCGGCTGGGCCTACCTTCGGAAAGGGCTGATCGCGCAGGCCGTGCGGACGCTGCAGGACGCCGTGAACCAGGCGCCCGACGTCGCGCTGTATCACTATCACCTCGGCCTGGCGTACGCGCAGACGGGCGAGGACGCGCGCGCCCGCATCTCGCTCCAACAGGCGCTCAAGCTCGATCCGAAGTTCTCGAACGCGGTCGATGCCCAGCGTGCGTTGGCGAAGCTTCTGTACTGA
- a CDS encoding DUF47 domain-containing protein gives MRLRLFPRDEQFFDLYNQMAGEIRAAAELLERLLAADPPDITIVSRIRDAEHRCDTMTHDAIQRLHRTFVTPFDREDLYGLATTLDTVMDAIDHAASLVELYRIKTVRRGARDLAHTVSASGVHLAGALQALATKKPVHPHSVEINRLENEADRIYWEAVRGLFDSETDPILIIKWKELYDALEVITDTCEDVANVIEGVVVKHG, from the coding sequence ATGCGGCTGCGATTGTTTCCGCGCGACGAGCAGTTCTTCGATCTGTACAACCAGATGGCGGGCGAGATTCGGGCGGCTGCCGAGCTGCTCGAGCGGCTGCTGGCGGCCGACCCGCCCGACATCACGATCGTGTCGCGGATCCGCGATGCCGAGCACCGGTGCGACACCATGACGCACGACGCGATCCAGCGGCTGCACCGCACGTTCGTGACGCCGTTCGACCGCGAGGATCTCTACGGCCTGGCCACGACGCTCGACACGGTGATGGACGCCATCGACCATGCGGCGTCGCTCGTGGAGCTCTACCGCATCAAGACGGTGCGGCGCGGCGCGCGCGACCTGGCGCACACGGTGTCGGCGTCCGGCGTGCACCTCGCCGGGGCGCTGCAGGCGCTGGCGACCAAGAAGCCGGTGCACCCGCACTCGGTCGAGATCAACCGTCTCGAGAACGAGGCCGACCGCATCTACTGGGAAGCCGTCCGGGGCCTGTTCGACAGCGAGACCGATCCCATCCTGATCATCAAATGGAAAGAGCTGTACGACGCGCTCGAGGTCATCACCGACACCTGTGAAGACGTCGCCAACGTGATCGAAGGCGTCGTGGTCAAGCACGGTTAG
- the asnB gene encoding asparagine synthase (glutamine-hydrolyzing), which yields MCGISGLYSVDGAPLSPELRAALRTMNGAMAHRGPDGDGFHDAPAAALGHRRLAIIDRAGGHQPMANEDDSIWVVFNGEIYNHKALRARLEGLGHRYRSSSDTETIVHAYEQFGPSCVDHLDGMFAFAIYDGRRHELFAARDRLGKKPLFYFVDDGTFHFASELPALTASPRWRGALDLAALEGYLSLGYFIAPRTIYRNVFKLEPGHWLRLANGRLETRQYWDVREFDTDHRPDVELLREIDSTLRAAVHDRLESEVPLGAFLSGGIDSGLVVSYMAEALGDRLVTATVGFGDRAHNELEAASLTAAHVRSRHYADEVEPTLDDVLGPVTRGLGEPLADSSAIPTWYVSRSARRHVTVALSGDGGDETFAGYDFRYVPLAMEAAARRWLPAAMLPAAGWLGRRWPRGPRVPRALRAGTLLENLTRDPAAAYYADLAFLKPDRTRALLGGAPDPDPRASPVFDAVTEPFRRCPSADLLQRAEYADLKVYMPNDPLVKVDRMSMAHSLEVRSPLLDRRVVELAFRIPASRKQVGREGKALLRAIARDRLPGGIWRLPKRGFTVPIGAWIRGPHAELFRSEVLSPNARVAAHVDTRALAALFDDHVAGKADESYALWAVWVLERWLDDTARQSRTDAPRRAEVNRPRPA from the coding sequence ATGTGCGGCATCTCCGGACTGTATTCGGTTGACGGCGCGCCGTTGTCGCCCGAGCTGCGGGCGGCGCTGCGCACGATGAACGGGGCGATGGCGCACCGCGGACCCGATGGCGACGGGTTCCATGACGCGCCGGCAGCGGCGCTGGGACACCGGCGGCTGGCGATCATCGACCGCGCGGGCGGCCATCAGCCGATGGCCAACGAAGACGACTCCATCTGGGTCGTCTTCAACGGCGAAATCTACAACCACAAGGCGCTGCGCGCGCGGCTCGAGGGCCTCGGACACCGCTATCGCTCGTCGAGCGACACCGAGACCATCGTGCACGCCTACGAGCAGTTCGGTCCGTCGTGCGTGGATCACCTCGATGGCATGTTCGCGTTCGCCATCTACGACGGACGCCGCCACGAGCTGTTCGCCGCGCGCGACCGGCTCGGCAAGAAGCCGCTCTTCTACTTCGTCGACGACGGCACGTTCCACTTCGCGAGCGAGCTGCCGGCGCTGACCGCGTCGCCGCGCTGGCGCGGCGCCCTCGATCTCGCGGCGCTCGAGGGCTATCTCTCGCTCGGGTACTTCATCGCGCCGCGGACGATCTATCGGAACGTCTTCAAGCTCGAGCCCGGCCACTGGCTCCGTCTGGCCAACGGCCGTCTCGAGACGCGGCAGTACTGGGACGTGCGCGAGTTCGACACCGATCACCGGCCCGACGTCGAGCTGCTGCGCGAGATCGATTCGACCCTGCGGGCCGCCGTCCACGATCGGCTCGAGAGCGAGGTGCCGCTCGGCGCCTTTCTCAGCGGCGGCATCGACTCGGGGCTGGTCGTGTCCTACATGGCGGAGGCGCTCGGCGACCGATTGGTCACCGCGACGGTGGGCTTCGGCGACCGCGCGCACAACGAGCTCGAGGCGGCGTCGCTGACGGCCGCGCACGTCCGCAGCCGGCACTACGCCGACGAGGTCGAGCCGACGCTCGACGACGTCCTCGGTCCGGTGACGAGAGGTCTCGGCGAGCCGCTCGCCGACTCCTCGGCGATACCCACGTGGTACGTCTCGCGGTCCGCGCGGCGGCACGTCACCGTCGCGCTGAGCGGCGACGGCGGCGACGAGACGTTCGCGGGGTACGACTTCCGTTACGTGCCGCTGGCCATGGAAGCGGCCGCGCGTCGCTGGCTCCCGGCCGCCATGCTGCCGGCCGCGGGCTGGCTCGGACGCCGGTGGCCGCGCGGCCCACGCGTGCCGCGAGCGCTGCGCGCCGGCACGCTGCTCGAGAACCTCACGCGCGATCCGGCGGCGGCCTATTACGCCGACCTCGCGTTCCTGAAACCCGATCGCACGCGCGCGTTGCTCGGAGGCGCGCCCGATCCCGATCCGCGCGCGAGCCCGGTCTTCGACGCCGTCACCGAACCGTTCCGGCGCTGCCCCTCCGCCGATCTGCTGCAGCGTGCCGAGTACGCGGACCTGAAGGTGTACATGCCGAACGATCCGCTGGTGAAGGTGGACCGGATGAGCATGGCGCACAGTCTCGAAGTCCGTTCTCCCCTGCTCGACCGCCGCGTCGTCGAGCTGGCGTTCCGGATTCCGGCCTCGCGCAAGCAGGTCGGCCGCGAGGGCAAGGCTCTCCTGCGCGCGATCGCGCGTGACCGGCTGCCGGGCGGAATCTGGCGGCTGCCGAAGCGCGGGTTCACCGTCCCGATCGGCGCGTGGATCCGCGGTCCTCACGCCGAGCTGTTTCGGAGCGAGGTGCTGTCGCCGAACGCACGCGTCGCCGCGCACGTCGACACGCGCGCGCTGGCGGCCCTCTTCGACGACCACGTGGCCGGCAAAGCCGACGAGAGCTACGCGCTCTGGGCCGTGTGGGTGCTCGAGCGCTGGCTCGACGACACGGCACGGCAGTCCCGGACAGACGCCCCTCGACGAGCGGAGGTGAACAGGCCGCGACCGGCCTAG